The following coding sequences lie in one Musa acuminata AAA Group cultivar baxijiao chromosome BXJ3-1, Cavendish_Baxijiao_AAA, whole genome shotgun sequence genomic window:
- the LOC135628846 gene encoding cell division cycle 20.1, cofactor of APC complex-like: protein MSSSRSRRVEYDRFIPFRSAMDMDYARFALTGPSRPQRDGSRESPSSVAYQKLLDECILKNRSRILAFKTAPEASASKLPEFDEPIRPQKKQQRRIPKEPERVLVIHGLLDDNVLNLLDWGSNNVLAIGLEDAVYLWDAANESTKLLQPVEDRGPITCIRWSPDCAVLAVAFGNSDLSLIDPATGHVVDGMEDENQAPVLSLAWRSNSILTVGRFDGTVVDYDFRKDDMFICFYNGHRRGVCSLK from the coding sequence atgtcttcttcgcgttcTAGGCGTGTGGAGTACGACCGCTTCATCCCGTTCCGGTCGGCGATGGACATGGACTACGCACGCTTTGCCCTAACCGGGCCTTCGAGACCGCAGCGTGATGGTTCGAGGGAATCCCCATCGAGCGTGGCGTACCAAAAGCTTCTTGACGAGTGCATTTTGAAGAACAGGTCTCGTATCCTCGCTTTCAAGACTGCACCTGAAGCGTCGGCCAGCAAGCTGCCCGAGTTTGACGAGCCCATTCGGCCGCAGAAGAAGCAGCAGAGGCGAATCCCTAAAGAACCAGAGAGGGTTTTGGTAATCCACGGCTtgttggatgataatgttttgaatctcctcgactggggaagcaataatgtgttggcGATTGGCCTTGAGGACGCAGTGTATCTCTGGGACGCTGCAAACGAGTCGACTAAGCTTCTACAACCCGTAGAAGACAGAGGACCTATCACTTGCATCCGCTGGTCGCCAGACTGTGCTGTTCTTGCTGTCGCATTTGGCAATTCAGATTTATCCCTGATTGATCCAGCAACAGGACATGTCGTGGATGGGATGGAAGATGAGAACCAGGCCCCTGTGTTGTCACTTGCGTGGAGAAGTAATTCAATCTTGACAGTCGGAAGATTTGATGGCACTGTTGTTGATTATGACTTTAGAAAGGATGACATGTTCATCTGTTTCTATAATGGGCATCGGCGTGGAGTTTGTAGTCTTAAATGA